In Gammaproteobacteria bacterium, one DNA window encodes the following:
- the gltX gene encoding glutamate--tRNA ligase, whose translation MVRTRFAPSPTGYLHIGGARTALFSWAYARKHGGKFILRIEDTDLERSTQQSIQAILDGMEWLGLDYDEGPFYQMQRLARYHEAAEQLLQNNLAYYCYASKEELEEMREQQLAAGLKPRYDGRWRDSKKTPPAGVKPVLRFKNPLEGHVTFSDQIKGKITVANNELDDLVLLRSDGVPTYNFSVVIDDLDMNITHVIRGDDHVNNTPRQINILKALGASLPEYAHVPMILGANGERLSKRHGAVSVMQYRDDGYLPEALLNYLARLGWSHGDEEIFSREQLVEWFDLSAISRSPAKFNPEKLHWINQQYLKTTDNARLAELAAPFLTNDGCRLDGGPDLAQVAGLLKERVNTIEELADAAVYFYRPLEPAEELKTQHLTAAAKPIVTGLMEVFKQIEWTREAIHQEIKTAAKAHNVKLPAIAMPLRVMVTGEVHTPSIDAVLALLGREETLNRMNNHLGNFPG comes from the coding sequence ATGGTACGCACACGATTCGCACCCAGCCCGACCGGTTATCTTCACATTGGCGGCGCACGCACTGCGCTGTTTTCCTGGGCTTATGCCCGCAAGCATGGCGGAAAATTTATCTTGCGCATCGAAGATACCGATCTGGAACGCTCCACGCAGCAATCGATTCAAGCAATTCTGGATGGTATGGAATGGTTGGGATTGGATTACGACGAAGGGCCGTTTTATCAGATGCAGCGACTGGCGCGCTATCATGAAGCGGCTGAGCAATTGCTGCAAAATAATTTGGCCTATTATTGCTACGCCAGCAAAGAAGAATTGGAGGAAATGCGCGAGCAGCAATTGGCAGCCGGCCTAAAGCCGCGCTACGACGGCCGCTGGCGCGACAGCAAAAAAACGCCGCCTGCCGGTGTAAAACCGGTTCTCCGCTTCAAAAATCCGCTGGAAGGCCATGTCACCTTCAGCGATCAGATCAAGGGCAAAATCACCGTCGCCAACAACGAACTCGACGATCTGGTGTTGCTGCGTAGCGATGGTGTGCCGACGTACAACTTCAGTGTCGTCATCGACGATCTGGATATGAATATCACACACGTCATCCGCGGCGACGATCACGTCAACAACACGCCGCGCCAGATCAATATCCTCAAAGCCTTGGGAGCATCCCTGCCGGAATACGCGCATGTGCCGATGATTCTCGGCGCTAACGGCGAGCGTTTGTCGAAACGGCACGGTGCGGTCTCAGTGATGCAATATCGCGACGATGGCTATTTGCCGGAAGCGTTATTGAATTATCTGGCAAGACTGGGATGGTCGCACGGCGACGAGGAAATCTTCAGCCGCGAGCAGTTGGTCGAGTGGTTCGATTTATCCGCAATCAGCCGTTCTCCGGCTAAATTCAATCCGGAAAAACTGCATTGGATCAACCAGCAGTACCTCAAAACAACCGACAATGCGCGTCTGGCTGAACTGGCCGCGCCTTTTCTGACGAATGATGGCTGCCGCCTCGATGGCGGCCCGGATCTGGCGCAAGTTGCCGGGCTGCTCAAGGAACGCGTCAATACCATCGAAGAACTGGCCGACGCCGCCGTGTACTTTTACCGCCCGCTGGAGCCTGCCGAAGAACTGAAGACGCAGCATTTGACCGCGGCTGCCAAACCGATCGTGACCGGCCTGATGGAGGTATTCAAACAGATTGAATGGACACGCGAAGCGATTCATCAGGAAATAAAAACCGCCGCCAAAGCGCACAATGTCAAATTACCGGCAATCGCTATGCCGCTGCGGGTCATGGTAACCGGCGAAGTCCACACTCCCTCGATCGATGCCGTCTTGGCGCTGCTCGGGCGCGAAGAAACACTCAATCGCATGAACAACCACCTCGGCAATTTTCCGGGATGA
- a CDS encoding acyl-CoA ligase (AMP-forming), exosortase A system-associated: MTDLIHDLIFAAAGRTPHAEALCYQDRRMDYAMLAGAVAATANGLREHGLSRGERVAVYLEKRFETVIALFASAAAGGVLVPVNPVLKAEQVAYILIDCNVRILVTSLERLKLLQMVLPLCHDLHTVIVADAGDHLPGIAGLTVVSWEATVSGGSTYPSCQVIDSDMAAIIYTSGSTGKPKGVVLSHRNLLAGAKSVTQYLQNRADDRILTVLPLSFDYGLNQLTTAFYAGATNVLMNYLLPRDIIRLVNEQQITGLAAVPPLWIQLAQLDWGKTSTLRYITNSGGAMPRATLNQLRSALPQTQIFLMYGFTEAFRSTFLAPEELELRPDSIGKAVPNAEVLVLREDGSQCAPGEPGELVHRGSLVALGYWNDAERTAQCFKPVKARQAGLPLAEIAAWSGDTVRMDEEGFLYFIERRDEMIKTSGYRVSPTEVEEVAYASECVAEAVAVGVPHPVLGQTIVLIATARNGAKPDQDILLQACRQRLPAYMLPSHIELREGNLPRNPNGKIDRKLLAQQMQHLFMEPGR; this comes from the coding sequence ATGACTGATTTGATCCATGACCTGATTTTTGCCGCTGCCGGCCGGACGCCGCATGCCGAGGCATTGTGCTATCAGGATCGGCGCATGGACTATGCCATGCTGGCAGGAGCAGTCGCGGCAACGGCCAACGGTTTGCGCGAACACGGCTTAAGCCGCGGCGAGCGTGTGGCGGTTTATCTCGAAAAACGTTTCGAGACCGTGATTGCGCTCTTTGCTTCAGCGGCGGCGGGCGGTGTTCTGGTGCCGGTGAATCCGGTGCTGAAGGCGGAGCAGGTGGCGTATATTCTGATCGATTGTAATGTCAGGATATTGGTCACTTCGCTGGAACGGTTGAAGCTGCTGCAAATGGTGTTGCCGCTTTGTCACGATTTACATACCGTGATCGTGGCCGATGCGGGCGATCATTTGCCTGGCATTGCCGGTCTTACGGTTGTCAGTTGGGAAGCGACGGTATCGGGCGGCAGTACTTATCCGTCATGCCAGGTGATCGATAGCGACATGGCGGCGATCATTTATACCTCGGGCAGTACCGGCAAACCGAAGGGAGTGGTGTTGTCGCACCGCAATCTGCTGGCCGGTGCGAAAAGTGTGACGCAGTATTTGCAGAATCGTGCAGATGACCGGATTTTGACGGTATTGCCGCTCAGTTTCGATTATGGCTTGAATCAGTTGACGACCGCTTTTTATGCCGGTGCAACCAATGTGCTGATGAATTATCTGCTGCCGCGCGACATCATCCGACTCGTCAACGAGCAGCAAATCACCGGTCTTGCAGCCGTGCCGCCGTTGTGGATTCAACTGGCGCAACTGGACTGGGGAAAAACTTCAACGCTGCGGTATATCACCAATTCCGGCGGCGCCATGCCGCGCGCCACATTGAATCAGCTACGCAGCGCTTTACCGCAAACGCAAATTTTTTTGATGTACGGTTTTACCGAAGCGTTCCGTTCGACTTTTCTGGCGCCGGAAGAACTGGAGCTGCGTCCGGATTCCATTGGCAAAGCGGTGCCGAATGCCGAGGTGTTGGTGTTGCGCGAAGACGGTTCGCAGTGTGCGCCGGGCGAGCCGGGTGAACTGGTGCACCGCGGATCTTTGGTGGCATTGGGGTATTGGAACGATGCGGAAAGAACTGCGCAGTGTTTCAAACCGGTGAAAGCGCGCCAGGCCGGATTGCCGTTGGCGGAGATCGCCGCTTGGTCCGGCGATACCGTGCGCATGGATGAAGAAGGTTTTTTGTATTTCATCGAACGCCGCGATGAAATGATCAAAACCTCGGGCTACCGGGTCAGTCCCACCGAGGTGGAGGAGGTGGCTTATGCATCGGAATGTGTTGCGGAAGCGGTTGCCGTCGGTGTGCCGCATCCCGTGTTGGGTCAGACGATCGTGCTGATCGCGACGGCGCGTAATGGTGCGAAACCGGATCAGGATATTCTGCTGCAAGCGTGCAGGCAGCGCTTGCCCGCGTATATGCTGCCCAGTCATATTGAGCTGCGTGAAGGCAACCTGCCGCGCAATCCGAACGGCAAAATCGACCGCAAATTACTGGCGCAGCAAATGCAACATTTGTTTATGGAACCCGGCCGGTGA
- a CDS encoding PEP-CTERM/exosortase system-associated acyltransferase codes for MNDLYQNFQKFFEIVVADTTELLEHVYRIRYQVFCVEHNFLDASLYPDKLEKDDYDNHSSHVLLRYRPTGDFIGTVRLILPDLSKPEKLLPVELYSQTDPALCDIKSLPRQQTAEISRFLVTNQFDRRKDERRKEDRRKQTTEIDGDQRGAQDRRSTDRRSGLSIGLVLMSGVMRMSVRYNIRHWLSVAEPALNKLMGFYGLNFNPIGPPVNYHGIRRPYYVKVEDALEKMYKEHHDAWEVVTDCGTYNLMHIN; via the coding sequence ATGAATGATTTGTATCAAAATTTTCAAAAATTCTTTGAAATTGTAGTTGCTGATACAACTGAATTGCTTGAGCATGTTTATAGAATCCGCTATCAGGTATTTTGTGTCGAGCATAATTTTCTTGATGCTTCGCTCTATCCGGACAAATTGGAAAAAGACGATTATGACAATCACTCAAGTCATGTGCTTTTGCGCTATCGGCCAACCGGAGATTTTATTGGTACGGTGCGGTTAATTTTGCCTGATTTGTCAAAACCTGAAAAACTTTTGCCCGTCGAGTTGTACAGCCAAACGGATCCGGCGTTATGCGATATCAAGTCGCTTCCGCGGCAGCAAACTGCCGAAATTTCGCGTTTTTTGGTGACTAACCAATTTGATCGGCGTAAAGACGAGCGGCGCAAAGAAGATCGCCGTAAGCAAACGACCGAGATTGACGGTGATCAAAGAGGCGCGCAAGATCGCCGCTCAACAGATCGCCGCTCTGGATTGAGCATTGGCTTAGTGCTGATGTCCGGCGTTATGCGTATGTCGGTTAGATACAATATCCGGCATTGGTTATCTGTTGCTGAGCCTGCGCTAAACAAACTGATGGGTTTTTATGGTTTGAATTTTAATCCAATCGGCCCGCCGGTAAATTATCATGGCATTCGCCGGCCTTATTACGTCAAAGTAGAGGATGCACTCGAAAAAATGTATAAGGAGCATCATGATGCTTGGGAAGTCGTAACCGATTGCGGTACCTATAACCTCATGCATATCAATTAA
- a CDS encoding EAL domain-containing protein, with product MESSSGTKMGKISIAPNHKGRRFRSLRWKISLSSSMILLAVVMLFCFISYLGLMANFDNQREVEYRRYSREVTSLIKNTSQNLYQLAEMIPFLDGMRNALLINDGESISKVFDPHWALLQFHNGVEFVHFYNLQNQLNASWDSLDTQSDGNKLLATWVSHVNQSERPINPLLCRENCIQYIVAPLLVEGKKAGVVVMGISLADMFLAFKRIAGTDIGLLIKEQNNLLPPNDADYLRWNIHVSALTNKEKNLEVLKKTSHLHPNLIALNNGTQIRWNDQYLQIKLFPLDSYEPDKAHLIVITDVTAAVSNIYDSIWKIALIGLLGLIFSEILLFLIFTRLLAKLKDVAFVLPLLANGQFEKFRLSLASNDHVQRFRDEVDTLSEAAVSLSLQLEKLEQEVSTRTKMLIEQKNELSKERDFVENLLDTAQAIVLTQNVEGKIMSLNAYGEMLTRYTENELQGRSFLSILVPEYESQDLLMRFKEIHSGQRMQLRHEAITHCKDGTMRHVAWLHSHLSQQSADDPSILSVGLDVTEYKRVEGHLAWLADHDPLTNLYNRRRFSDELEQVLSRAERYRHPGALLFFDLDRFKYINDISGHQAGDTLLKMVAGMLTQTIRADDITGRLGGDEFAIILPEINANGAIEVAKKVLDQLGQAQLTINNRTHKISASIGIALFPEHGANIHDLLAAADLAMYQAKAMGRNAWYLFSDKDRSRERIHTLVYWKEKIEYSHLHDNFMLYLQPIMQVKTKEISHYEVLLRMQDKDGSILSPGEFIPAVEHTGLIHAIDHMVLRKAIAQVAKIYQAGFKVSFSINLSAHAFNDPELLPILKEELTSQKMDPASVMFEITETAALEDLPGARGLMIEIKELGCGFVLDDFGVGFSSFYYLRELPVDVVKIDGSFIRNLSESSDDLILVNALCSVARGFGKKITAEFVESAEILSLIEKMDIDYAQGYYIGKPAPVSEFFLQ from the coding sequence ATGGAAAGTAGCTCCGGAACTAAAATGGGAAAAATATCCATTGCGCCAAACCATAAAGGCCGCAGATTCCGCAGCCTGAGATGGAAGATCTCACTGAGCAGCAGCATGATTCTGCTGGCGGTTGTAATGCTTTTTTGCTTCATCAGCTACCTCGGGTTAATGGCCAATTTCGACAATCAACGGGAAGTCGAATACCGGCGTTATTCCAGGGAAGTCACGAGTCTGATCAAAAACACGTCACAGAATTTATATCAGTTGGCCGAGATGATTCCATTTCTGGATGGAATGAGAAATGCCTTGCTGATCAATGACGGCGAGAGCATCAGTAAAGTTTTCGATCCCCATTGGGCGTTGCTGCAATTTCACAACGGCGTTGAGTTCGTTCATTTTTATAATCTGCAAAATCAGTTAAACGCCAGCTGGGATAGTCTGGATACCCAGAGCGACGGCAACAAGTTATTGGCAACTTGGGTGAGTCATGTCAATCAATCGGAAAGGCCGATAAATCCTTTGCTTTGCCGGGAAAACTGCATTCAATATATCGTTGCGCCTTTATTGGTGGAAGGAAAAAAAGCCGGCGTCGTGGTGATGGGAATATCGCTGGCGGATATGTTTCTGGCGTTCAAACGGATAGCGGGCACTGATATCGGCTTGCTGATCAAGGAACAGAATAATCTGCTGCCGCCGAACGACGCCGATTATTTACGCTGGAATATTCATGTTTCAGCATTGACTAATAAGGAAAAGAATTTAGAGGTTCTAAAAAAAACCTCGCATTTGCACCCGAATCTGATTGCACTGAATAATGGCACTCAGATCCGCTGGAACGATCAGTATCTGCAAATAAAATTATTTCCGCTCGATTCGTATGAGCCCGATAAAGCGCACTTGATCGTGATTACCGATGTCACTGCCGCAGTCAGTAATATTTACGACTCCATTTGGAAAATTGCATTGATCGGTTTGCTCGGGTTGATTTTCTCGGAAATATTATTGTTTCTGATTTTTACCCGGTTGCTTGCAAAACTAAAGGATGTTGCTTTTGTTTTGCCCTTGCTGGCCAATGGACAGTTTGAGAAGTTCCGCTTGTCACTGGCTTCCAACGATCACGTGCAACGTTTCAGGGATGAGGTGGATACGCTCTCGGAAGCAGCCGTGTCCTTATCTTTGCAACTGGAGAAACTGGAACAGGAGGTGTCCACGCGCACTAAAATGCTCATTGAGCAAAAGAATGAGCTCAGTAAAGAAAGGGATTTCGTCGAGAACCTGCTCGATACCGCACAGGCGATCGTGTTGACACAGAATGTCGAAGGTAAAATCATGTCGTTGAATGCTTATGGCGAGATGCTGACCCGTTACACCGAAAACGAGCTGCAAGGAAGGTCTTTCCTTAGCATCCTAGTTCCAGAGTATGAATCGCAGGATTTGCTGATGCGCTTTAAAGAAATTCACAGCGGACAAAGAATGCAGTTGCGGCATGAAGCGATTACCCATTGCAAAGATGGTACAATGCGGCATGTCGCTTGGTTGCATTCACATCTCAGCCAGCAGTCGGCGGATGATCCATCGATTTTGTCCGTAGGCTTGGATGTTACCGAATATAAACGTGTTGAGGGGCACCTAGCTTGGCTGGCGGACCATGATCCGTTGACCAATTTGTATAACCGGCGACGATTTAGCGATGAGCTGGAACAAGTGCTCAGTCGCGCGGAGCGTTACCGTCATCCCGGCGCGTTATTATTTTTTGATCTCGATCGCTTTAAATACATTAATGACATCAGCGGTCATCAAGCAGGAGATACGCTGCTTAAAATGGTGGCCGGCATGCTGACTCAAACGATCCGGGCGGATGATATCACCGGCCGTTTAGGCGGTGATGAATTTGCCATCATTCTGCCGGAAATCAACGCCAACGGTGCGATCGAAGTGGCCAAGAAAGTTTTGGATCAATTGGGTCAGGCGCAATTGACCATTAACAACCGCACCCATAAGATTTCAGCCAGCATCGGTATTGCACTATTTCCCGAGCATGGCGCCAATATTCATGACTTACTGGCTGCCGCGGATCTGGCCATGTATCAAGCCAAGGCGATGGGACGCAATGCCTGGTACCTATTCTCCGATAAAGACCGTAGCCGTGAGCGTATTCATACGTTGGTTTATTGGAAAGAGAAAATAGAGTATTCGCATTTGCATGATAACTTCATGTTGTATTTGCAGCCGATCATGCAAGTAAAAACCAAAGAAATCTCGCACTATGAAGTATTGTTGCGGATGCAGGATAAGGACGGCTCGATATTGTCGCCCGGTGAATTTATTCCGGCTGTCGAACATACCGGATTAATTCACGCGATTGATCACATGGTGCTGCGTAAAGCCATTGCGCAAGTGGCCAAAATTTATCAAGCGGGATTCAAGGTCAGCTTCTCGATCAACCTCTCTGCGCATGCATTTAACGATCCTGAGCTATTGCCGATTCTCAAGGAAGAATTGACCTCGCAAAAAATGGATCCCGCCAGTGTGATGTTCGAAATCACCGAAACCGCGGCACTAGAAGATTTACCCGGTGCGCGCGGATTGATGATCGAAATTAAAGAGCTGGGTTGCGGTTTCGTGCTGGATGATTTCGGTGTCGGTTTTTCTTCGTTCTATTATCTCCGAGAGCTGCCGGTTGATGTTGTTAAAATCGATGGCTCGTTTATTCGTAATTTGTCCGAAAGCAGCGATGATCTGATCCTGGTTAACGCACTGTGCAGTGTAGCCCGCGGTTTCGGCAAGAAAATTACGGCGGAATTTGTGGAAAGCGCCGAGATACTGTCACTCATCGAGAAGATGGATATTGATTACGCACAAGGGTACTACATTGGAAAGCCCGCGCCGGTCAGCGAATTCTTTTTGCAGTAG
- a CDS encoding CopD family protein, translating to MLWIKSLHIIFMVTWFAGLFYLPRLFVYHAMCEDQPGKERFKIMERKLYYGIMTPGAVLTVVFGVWLWLGYGFSGDWLYAKVALVLNLIYYHYYCGKYVKAFKNDTNQHGHVFYRWFNEFPVLILFVVVMLVVVKPNLIESISELIK from the coding sequence ATGCTCTGGATAAAATCACTGCATATCATTTTTATGGTCACCTGGTTCGCGGGGCTTTTTTATCTGCCGCGTTTATTCGTCTATCACGCCATGTGCGAAGACCAACCCGGCAAAGAGCGTTTTAAAATCATGGAACGTAAACTCTATTACGGCATCATGACTCCCGGCGCCGTGCTGACCGTGGTGTTCGGGGTATGGTTATGGCTAGGTTACGGTTTTTCCGGTGATTGGCTGTACGCCAAAGTCGCTCTGGTATTGAATTTGATCTATTACCACTATTACTGCGGAAAATACGTCAAAGCATTTAAAAACGATACCAATCAACATGGTCATGTGTTTTACCGTTGGTTCAATGAATTTCCGGTGCTGATTTTGTTTGTGGTAGTAATGCTGGTGGTGGTTAAACCGAATTTGATCGAATCGATTTCCGAACTGATTAAATAA
- a CDS encoding carboxypeptidase M32 has translation MNPHYQNLVQRLEEISHLSGVMSTLGWDQEVMMPPGAADARAKQIAALAGVIHERMTDPGLGDCLNELAVTGYADFAAVQQCNIREALRSYELETKVPKRLVQELAELGSRGHGIWVAARQENKFADFAPVLQRFLHLKREWAQHVSPDLDPYDANIDLFERGTTMSMITPVFERLKVELIPLIQAIQNHAVQPDTSFLQGWFALDKQEALARRISRDIGFNFEQGRMDVSVHPFCGGSHPTDVRITTRYNERNFIESLYAVIHETGHALYEQGRPYELGDLPVSESLTMGIHESQSLFWERMIAQSKPFCQHYFATIRAAFAENLQQVTVDSFYRAINICKPDFIRVEADEVTYPLHIILRYEIERGLFDGSIPVDDLPLVWNELTRKYLGINPPDDAHGVLQDSHWSSGAFGYFPSYTLGAMYACQFHRALLNEQPDTELSVANGNFMPIKSWLNEKIHRQGRLYTPQLLIEHVTGEPLNPDYFIDYLQDKYRDIYQLA, from the coding sequence ATGAATCCGCATTATCAAAATTTAGTGCAAAGGCTGGAAGAAATTTCTCATCTGAGTGGCGTAATGAGCACGCTGGGCTGGGATCAGGAAGTGATGATGCCGCCGGGTGCCGCTGATGCGCGCGCCAAGCAAATTGCCGCGCTGGCAGGGGTGATTCACGAACGCATGACCGATCCTGGATTGGGGGATTGCTTAAATGAATTGGCAGTGACGGGATATGCTGATTTTGCTGCGGTGCAACAGTGCAATATCCGTGAAGCGCTGCGCAGTTATGAACTTGAAACCAAAGTGCCGAAGCGGCTGGTGCAGGAATTGGCGGAACTCGGTTCGCGCGGACATGGTATTTGGGTTGCGGCAAGACAGGAAAATAAGTTCGCCGATTTTGCACCGGTATTGCAGCGTTTTTTACACCTGAAAAGAGAATGGGCGCAGCACGTATCGCCCGATCTAGATCCGTACGATGCGAATATCGATCTGTTCGAACGCGGCACGACGATGAGTATGATCACCCCGGTATTCGAGCGATTGAAAGTGGAATTGATTCCATTGATTCAGGCGATTCAGAATCATGCGGTTCAGCCGGATACTTCGTTCTTGCAGGGATGGTTTGCACTGGATAAACAGGAAGCGCTGGCGCGCAGGATCAGCCGCGATATTGGTTTTAATTTTGAGCAAGGCCGTATGGACGTGTCGGTGCATCCGTTTTGTGGCGGCAGTCATCCAACCGATGTGCGTATCACCACGCGCTACAACGAGCGTAATTTTATCGAATCGCTGTATGCCGTGATTCATGAGACAGGACACGCGTTATATGAACAAGGACGGCCGTATGAGCTTGGTGATTTGCCGGTATCCGAATCGCTGACGATGGGTATCCATGAATCACAGTCGCTGTTCTGGGAGCGCATGATCGCGCAAAGCAAGCCTTTTTGTCAGCATTATTTCGCTACGATCCGTGCCGCATTCGCGGAAAATTTGCAGCAGGTTACCGTGGATTCTTTTTACCGTGCGATCAATATCTGTAAACCCGATTTTATTCGAGTCGAAGCGGATGAAGTGACCTATCCGCTGCACATTATTCTACGCTATGAAATTGAGAGGGGATTGTTTGACGGTTCGATACCGGTTGATGATTTACCGCTTGTTTGGAACGAGTTGACACGAAAATATTTGGGAATCAATCCCCCGGATGATGCGCATGGCGTGTTGCAGGATTCGCATTGGAGCAGCGGTGCGTTCGGGTATTTTCCTTCGTATACCTTAGGCGCGATGTATGCATGCCAGTTTCATCGAGCGCTGCTGAATGAACAACCCGATACCGAGCTGAGCGTCGCCAACGGTAATTTTATGCCGATTAAAAGTTGGCTCAATGAAAAAATCCATCGTCAAGGCAGACTCTATACACCGCAACTATTGATTGAGCATGTAACCGGTGAACCGTTGAATCCGGATTATTTCATTGATTACCTCCAGGACAAGTATCGCGATATTTATCAGCTTGCTTGA
- the pbpG gene encoding D-alanyl-D-alanine endopeptidase has protein sequence MKRGIFLFCILSFFISNTFAQKDNPDIKSQAALIFNAKNERVIYDKNADKVMPIASITKLMTAMVTLDARLSPNERITITSADVDKLKHSSSRLPVGSTFPRYELLRLALMSSENRAAAALGRTYPGGTKAFVQAMNLKAKKLGMANSRFVDATGLNSGNVATARDLAKLVAASNNYAAIREFSTTTQHAVSPGNKRGQLQYVNSNSLVRNQNWNIDVSKTGYLSEAGRCLVMQAKISGQPMVIVLLNSWGKNTRIGDANRVKKWIESNQGRRQV, from the coding sequence ATGAAGCGGGGAATTTTTTTATTTTGCATCTTATCTTTTTTTATTAGTAATACTTTTGCGCAAAAAGATAATCCAGATATAAAGTCACAAGCTGCGCTCATATTTAACGCAAAAAATGAACGCGTTATTTACGACAAAAACGCAGATAAGGTAATGCCGATCGCATCTATTACCAAATTGATGACTGCAATGGTTACATTAGATGCACGGCTGTCACCAAACGAGAGAATCACCATTACCAGCGCGGATGTCGACAAACTCAAACATTCATCTTCGCGTTTACCTGTAGGCAGTACTTTTCCACGCTATGAGTTGTTACGACTGGCTCTGATGTCTTCTGAAAACCGTGCTGCGGCAGCACTTGGTCGCACATATCCCGGCGGTACCAAAGCTTTCGTGCAAGCCATGAATTTGAAAGCGAAGAAACTTGGCATGGCCAACAGCCGTTTTGTCGATGCGACTGGTTTAAATAGCGGCAATGTCGCAACCGCACGCGATTTGGCCAAACTAGTTGCGGCCTCGAACAACTATGCCGCCATCCGCGAATTTTCCACCACCACTCAGCACGCCGTCTCACCGGGTAATAAACGCGGTCAATTACAATACGTCAACTCCAACAGTTTGGTGCGAAATCAAAATTGGAATATTGATGTTTCCAAAACCGGCTATCTGAGTGAAGCCGGACGCTGCTTGGTCATGCAAGCCAAAATCTCCGGGCAACCGATGGTCATTGTTTTACTGAATTCCTGGGGCAAAAATACCCGTATCGGCGACGCCAATCGCGTCAAAAAGTGGATCGAAAGTAATCAAGGTCGCAGGCAAGTATAA
- a CDS encoding Xcc1710-like domain-containing protein produces MKLHLANFAHQNIFTGYGEGYVLINQIRYEKSLIVLPDHLVKDWPILSVHELELQHFESLLPHSPEIILLGTGADHKFPGHNLLSQLAKMGIGIEIMDTKACCRTYNILVEEGRRVAAAVLI; encoded by the coding sequence TTGAAGCTTCATCTTGCAAATTTTGCGCACCAAAATATCTTCACCGGTTATGGTGAAGGTTATGTACTCATCAATCAGATCCGCTATGAAAAAAGCTTGATTGTGCTGCCTGATCATTTAGTTAAAGATTGGCCTATCTTATCGGTGCACGAGCTGGAGCTTCAACATTTCGAAAGCTTATTGCCGCACTCACCCGAAATTATTCTTCTTGGAACAGGTGCTGATCATAAATTTCCTGGCCACAATTTACTGAGTCAGTTAGCAAAAATGGGAATCGGAATAGAAATAATGGATACAAAAGCTTGCTGCCGAACTTATAATATATTGGTTGAGGAAGGTCGTCGTGTCGCCGCAGCTGTTTTGATTTAG
- a CDS encoding acyl carrier protein has product MDHITEIKKILTDTLGLGDRLDRMEADMILLGNVPELDSVAVITVILAIEKKFSITIKDDEISAKTFATLGTLVDFVENKIAEGNKQSK; this is encoded by the coding sequence ATAGACCATATCACCGAAATAAAAAAAATTCTGACGGATACCTTGGGACTAGGCGACCGGCTGGATAGAATGGAAGCGGATATGATTCTACTCGGCAATGTTCCCGAACTTGATTCTGTCGCGGTCATTACCGTCATTCTGGCGATAGAAAAAAAATTTTCTATCACAATAAAAGACGACGAAATCAGCGCAAAAACCTTTGCGACACTTGGTACGCTGGTTGATTTTGTGGAAAATAAAATAGCTGAGGGTAATAAACAATCAAAGTGA